Proteins found in one Dermochelys coriacea isolate rDerCor1 chromosome 17, rDerCor1.pri.v4, whole genome shotgun sequence genomic segment:
- the DNAJC30 gene encoding dnaJ homolog subfamily C member 30, mitochondrial has translation MAPAPAARGWPRALLLRALPARPHGRRGAADGAPARPAGLYELLGVPASATQAQIKAAYYERSFRCHPDRNAGSEEAAARFTALHQAYAVLGSAALRRKYDRGLLSREELSSAARPAPAPAPAPAPGPRRAPPFDFDAFYRAHYGEQLERQQLLRRRRRRQREAAAAAQRWRGERLAEFSVALLLLSAMALLLGTK, from the coding sequence ATGGCGCCCGCTCCCGCCGCTCGGGGCTGGCCCCGCGCGCTCCTGCTCCGCGCGCTGCCCGCCCGGCCCCACGGCCGCCGCGGCGCCGCCGACggggccccggcccggcccgcggggCTGTACGAGCTGCTGGGCGTGCCGGCCAGCGCCACGCAGGCGCAGATCAAGGCGGCCTATTACGAGCGGAGCTTCCGCTGCCACCCGGACCGCAACGCGGGCAGCGAGGAGGCGGCCGCGCGCTTCACCGCCCTGCACCAGGCCTACGCCGTGCTGGGCAGCGCGGCCCTGCGCCGCAAGTACGACCGAGGCCTGCTGAGCCGCGAGGAGCTGAGCTCGGCCGCGCGGCCcgcgcccgcccccgcccccgcccccgcgcccGGCCCGCGCCGCGCGCCCCCCTTCGACTTCGACGCCTTCTACCGCGCCCACTACGGCGAGCAGCTGGAGCGGCAGCAGCTCCTgcgccggcggcggcggcggcagcgggaggcggcggcggcggcccagAGGTGGCGCGGGGAGCGGCTGGCCGAGTTCTCGGTcgccctgctcctgctctccgCCATGGCGCTGCTGCTCGGCACGAAGTGA